TATCGCCCTGCCCAACTGCATCATGTTTTGCTGAGGGTGTTTATTCAATTCCCAAACAAACGTAAACAGGCAGGCTCCCACAAACAGTAAAAACTGCGCAAGTATCAGGTTATGCCTCAGTACCGAACCGGCCTTTTTGGTAAATAACATCACCAGCGCACTCATAACAGCCAGCACCAAACCCTGCCATAGCGAATGGATCAGCATCCAGCTAAAAGCTTGTATGAGGTTTTGGGTGATGGTGTTGATGTTAAGGAGCAGGTGCATATCGGTAAATATTTTACTGTTTATCGTCCATGTTGTTAAGCAGCTCTTTTATTTTTTTGAGTTCTTCGGCCGATGTTTTATCATTACCCAGCAGGGCCACCATCAAATCGCTCGGCGAACCGTTATACATCGAATCAACAAAGCGGCCAAGCAGGTTTCCTTTTACCTTGCTTTCCTCAACTGCGGCGCTGTAAACGTGCTTCATATTGGTTTCATCGCGCTCCAGCATCCCCTTCTCCTTCATTACCTGCATCAGCTTCAGGGTGCTGGTATAAATTACGGCCTCCTTTTGCTCGTTAAGCTTATCATGCACAAACCTCACTGTGGATGGGCCATACTGCCACAGCACCTGCAAAACATCCATTTCGGTTTTGGTGGGTGCCGGATCGGCAGCAATATCCTTTTTAAACAAACTCATAAACCAAAGGTATGTATTAAAAACGTACGTTGCAATAGGTAAGAATAATTTATGGTGAGATTTTTAAATAAAATAACACAAAATACTTTAAATCAGATAGATAATTTATAAATCCAACATATAAGCCGGCAAGGCACATAGTTTACTCACCCGGTCTACGCTTCGCTGGACCACCCTCTGCGGCAAGCCGCAAAGAGGGTAAAAAAATCAAACAAAAAAAATCCCCTCTTTACATTTACGTAGAGGGGGGTTACAAGCGATCTCGTGGTGAGTAACGCCGCTTAAAAACTTTTGGCAAAGGTTAGCCCAAACCTTCCATCCTGGTAAGTGGGCAGCAAGAATGAACTGTTATTCTTTTTTTCATTACCGCCACGGAATACGCTGTTACGGATAAGCGGATACAAATAATAAGCCGCCTTGGTAGACAGGATGCCGAAACCGGCTCCCGCTATAATATCGCTAAACCAATGTTTGTTATTGTATACCCTTAAAATGGCTGTAGTGGTTGCAAAAGCATAGCCAACACCGCCGTATATAGGCGAACGTTCGCCATATTCCTGGGCCATAAACTCGGCAGATACAAAGGCATTGCCGGTGTGACCAGACGGAAATGATAAATTATTGGAACCATCGGGCCGCATGCGGTGGGTAACACGTTTTAAACCAAAGGTGGTACCGGCAAATATGGCC
The sequence above is a segment of the Mucilaginibacter celer genome. Coding sequences within it:
- a CDS encoding BlaI/MecI/CopY family transcriptional regulator gives rise to the protein MSLFKKDIAADPAPTKTEMDVLQVLWQYGPSTVRFVHDKLNEQKEAVIYTSTLKLMQVMKEKGMLERDETNMKHVYSAAVEESKVKGNLLGRFVDSMYNGSPSDLMVALLGNDKTSAEELKKIKELLNNMDDKQ